In Gracilibacillus salitolerans, the sequence ACTTGGCGGATATAAGCGGTTCTGATCGGGATTACACCACCTATTGCCATTCCTAATAAAAATCGAACGATAACTAGTTGCCAAATATTATCGACTAATGCTCCTGGTATGAAAAATACGGCAGACAAAATCAACAGTACTATTAAGACCTTTTCATAACCAATCCGATCTCCTAATTTACCCCAATTCCTTGACATGAAAAGATTTCCAAGGCCTGCCGCTGAAAATGCAAGTCCTGAAAAGAAAGCAATGCTATTAGCTCCATGTATTTCATCAACATATAAAGATAAAATCGGCTGAATACTAAAGTTTGCCACCTGAACAAACATCGATACAACCATGACCATTACAAGTACTGGCTTACTGATAATATGTTTGAGCACTTCTACAGATGAATAGCTTGTGCTTTCCGTCTTCGGTGTGTCTAATTTGACCTCTTTCGCTCCGAATACTACAAAACAAGCAGCAATAAAAAGAGTAACGGATGTCAATTGAAAAGTTGCGGCATAACCAATCGTATCCGCTAATATCCCACCAAACAATGGCCCTAATAAACTCCCAGTTACATTTCCTGTTTGTAATGTTCCCAGCACTTTACCAGCAATGTGCTTTGGTGTTTGTGTGGAAATAAATGCTTGTGACATAGAAATAAAACCAGTGAAAAACCCCATAAACATGCGTAAAATAAAAAGCTGTGGGACATTTGTCACAAAGCCCATTAGTAACACACTGATTCCTAAACCAAAAGCTGCTAAGACTAAAAATATCTTACGACCATGTTTATCACCAAATCTTCCCCATATTGGTGATACAATGAATGCAATCAAAAATGTTATGGCAAATACCCAACCAGACCATTTTTGCACATAGCCATCGGTATAATTGCCTAATGTTCCAATATATAAAGAAAGAAATGGGATCACCATCGTCATACTCGCTGCAATAAAGAAGTTCGCAAACCACATGATAGACAGATTACGCTTTGCAAGCTGCTCTTTATTTGAAATAATAACCCCTTCTTCTTCTATTTATTTCGTCTCTCTAAATAATATGATACGCCTATTATTGACATAGGGGAAATATTATGCATGCAAATGGATTAATTCGAAATATTGTGTCAATTTCAACATTTATTTGTGTATGAAGCTCTCATCATCATTTGATGAAAATTTGATTGTACTTTTCCGCTGAATAATATATAATTCCTTTTGTCAGCGTTTACACAAAACAGATTTGCATAGGGGGGAGAAAAACATGATAACCTTTTTCATTGGTATCGGGTTATTAATTGTTGCCTATTTTACGTACGGTAAATTTGTGGAAAAAACCTTCGGAGTAGATCATTCACGTAAAACACCTGCTATTGTCAATCAGGATGGTGTTGATTTTGTTCCGATGAAAAAACAAAAGAATGCCATGATTCAATTACTTAATATTGCTGGAACAGGTCCGATTTATGGCCCGATTATGGGTGCCCTATTCGGTCCGGCAGCGTTTATTTGGATTGTATTTGGTTCCATTTTTGCTGGGGCTGTTCATGATTATTTGACTGGCATGATATCGATTCGCAACAAAGGGGCGCATATACCAGAACTTGCTGGGAAGTTTTTAGGAAAATTTCCCCGGCACCTGGTAAATGCCTTTGCACTACTGCTCCTCCTTCTAGTCGGAACAGTATTTACTACCACATCTGGATCATTGCTTCATATTTTACTAGATGGTCATGTAGCATTATGGATTATTTTAGGTGTTATCTTTCTGTATTTTGTATTATCAACGATGCTGCCAATTGATAAGATTATTGGAAACATCTATCCTGTCCTTGGCGCTATCTTGTTAATAGGGACAGTTGGGATTGGTATTGCAATGTTCACATCTGGAAACGGTTCCGCTATTCCAGAATTGTCATTTGAAAACATGCACCCGGAAAGCCTGGCCATATTCCCCATGCTATTTTTAACGATTACGTGTGGTGCATTGTCAGGATTTCATGCGACGCAGTCCCCGCTTATTTCCCGTACAGTACAAAAAGAGTCACAGGGGCGCTATATTTTCTATGGAATGATGGTTGCTGAAGGAATTATTGCTATGATTTGGGCAGCCGCCTCCATGAGCCTGTTCTACGGGCAAGAATTGAATGAGCTTATTAATGCTGGAACAGCCTCTGCAGTCGTAAATGAAGCATCGACAACTCTGCTTGGTGCAATAGGCGGTACTATTGCCGTATTAGGTGTTATTGTACTTCCAATCACATCAGGTGACACCGCTTTCCGTGCCGCACGCTCTGTTATTGCAGATTATATAAAATTAAGTCAAAAGAAAGTAATGAATCGTTTAGTCATTGCAGTGCCTTTATTTGCCGTATCCATTATTTTAACGCAAATCGACTTTAACATGTTATGGCGGTATTTCTCGTGGGCAAACCAATCAACCGCTGCACTTGCTCTATGGATTGCTACCATGTACCTGCTGTTGAAAGGTAAAAACTATTGGATATCGCTCGTTCCAGCATTGTTCATTACCGACATGGTGTTGGTCTATATTTTAAATGCACCGATCGGTTTTAATCTGCCACTTCCAATTTCTCATATCGGTGGCATCATCCTAACCATGATTTTTGCAGTTTGGTTCTTCAGGAAGGCGAACCAAAATAAAGCTGAGAGGATTGAAGCAGATTTGCAAAACGCTGCATAACTAATTATGAATATCACTTTCTATTCAAAGAAAATGCATAATCCCCTAATTCCATATAAAAAGGAATTGGGGGATTATGCTGTAGTTTAAAAACGGGCTTTGAATGTGACCTGAATTATTTCTACAATACTTTTAATAAGGATGTTGTTCCATATCCTATTACAAGTCACTACTTATTCACCTTTATACACTCTTGCTTCATATGGTTGCAAGCTAAAGAGAGTAAGAGTATCTGTTTCCGGAATATCATAATTACTGATTAGTTTTTCTTTAGCTTCAAACGAAACATCTCTAGGTAATTCAAATTTTACATATTGGTCACTAAAGTTAGTCACAACTAATAATTTTTCATCTTCATAGTTACGAAGATAAGCATAAATCTTATCATGATCTGGTAAAATCAATTGATAGTCTCCATAAACAATAATCGGATGACTTTTTCTGAGTTGAATCAACTGACGATAATAATGAAATATAGAGTTCTTATCGTTAATAGCTTGCTCTGCATTAACAGTTGTATAATTACTATTCACCTTAATCCATGGCTCACCATCAGTAAATCCTCCATGCTTAGAATCATTCCATTGAAAAGGTGTTCTTGCATTATCCCTTCCTTTTACATTTATAGATTCCATTACTTTGTCACGATCCTCAATACCCTCAACTACTTTTTCTTTATACATATTTAAGATTTCTATATCTTTATAGTCATCTATCGAGTCAAATTGAACATTCGTCATCCCAATTTCTTCACCCTGGTAAATATACGGAGTGCCTTGTAACATATGCAAGAAGGTTCCTAACATTTTGGCTGATTCCACACGGTATTCTTCATCATTACCAAAACGCGAAACAATTCGCGGTTGGTCATGGTTATTTAAGTATAAGCTATTCCAGCCAACACCATATAACCCAGTTTGCCACTTCGTAATATTTTCCTTTAAATCCGTCAATTTTAGTGGTTTTAGATCCCATTTACCATTTGGACCTGAGTCTAAATCCATATGTTCAAACTGGAATACCATTTGTAATTCTTCACGCTCAGGATCGGTGTATTTTTTTGCTTCTTCTACATCTACACCAGGCATTTCTCCTACTGTCATCACATCATAATGTGAAAGAACCTCTTGATTCATCTCGTTTAAAAACTCATGAATACGTGGTCCGTTCATATAGTATTCGCCACCACCAACATATTTTTTTCCTTCAGGGTTTGGTACATCAGGCAAACTAGGTACTTTCGAGATAAAGTTGATTACATCCATACGGAAACCGTCAATACCTTTATCTAACCACCATTTCATCATGTCATAAATTTCTTGACGAAGTTTTGGATTTTCCCAGTTTAAATCAGGTTGTTTTTTGCTAAATAAGTGTAAATAATATTCATCTGTTGCCTCATTATACGCCCATGCTGAACCACTAAAAGCCGATTCCCAGTTATTCGGCTCTTTCCCATCTTTACCAGGGCGCCAAATATAATAATCACGATATGGGTTATCCTTTGATTTCTTTGATTCTTGAAACCAGTGATGTTCATCAGAAGAATGGTTAACCACAAGGTCCATGATTAATTTCATGTCACGGTTATGCATTTCATCTAATAAATTTTCCCAGTCTTTTATTGTACCGAATTCATCCATGATCGCTTGATAATCAGAAATATCATAGCCATTGTCATCATTTGGCGACTTGTAGACTGGTGATAACCAAATAACGTCAACTCCTAGATTTTTTAAGTAATCTAATTTTTCGATAATTCCTTGAATATCTCCAATCCCGTCTCCATTACTGTCATTGAAACTTCGAGGATAGATTTGATAGACAACACTTTCTTTCCACCATGCTTGTTTCATACAGATTCCCCCCCATTTGGTAGCATTCGTTTATTTTTTCCTGCTACCATCTTAAAAAGATTTCTTTTTTTATCTAAATTAAATGCTATTTATTATTTAAGTGACCCTCTCATCACACCACCGATAATCCATTTCTGTGCAAAGATATAGATAATAATCATTGGTAACATCGCCATTAAATAAGATGCAAAAGCTAAGTTATAATCCGTACTAAACTGGCCTTGGAATGCATATTGCACTAACGGTAATGTATATTGACTCGAATCACTTAAAATAACAAGTGGTAACATAAAGTCATTCCAAGCAAACAAAGCGGTTAAAATCGCAATCGTTGCGTGCATTGGTTTCATAATCGGGAAAATAATTTTCCAGAATACCTGCCATGTACTTGCTCCATCAATAATGGCAGCTTCCTCTAATTGCACTGGAATCGATTTAAGAAAACCAACGTAAACAAATACATTAAAGGCTAACTGCATAACCACATTTAAAAAGGCAAGCCCGATTAAGTTATCCATTCCCCACATGCTTGTTTGTTTTACAATTGGTAACATAATGATTGGAAATGGGATAAACATAGCACTAATAAAATAGAAATATAGAAACTTATAAAACTTTTTATGCATATTTCTAGCAATTGCATAAGCCACAAGTGAATGCGTTAGCAACACTAAAACGACTGTTATAACTGTTACTAAAACACTGTTTCCTAATGCTCTAAAGAAATTGGTCATCTCAATAGCGGTAAGGAAGTTTGATATCGACCAAGATTCCGGTAACGCTAATAAGTTACCCGACATTTCTTGCGGCGTTTTAAATGCTATCGTTATCGTTAAATATAATGGAAAGAAAATAAATAGTGAGCCAAGAATTAACAACGTCGTCACTTTCCAATTCTTTTTCCCCGTCATATTACTTCACCTCTCTTCGTTCTAGTACACGTAATTGGATAAGAGAAATTACTACGATTACAATAAAGTAAACAACTGCGTTAGCTGATTGGTAGGCAAATTCTCCACCCTCGAAACCACCGCGATAGATTAATAAAGAAATAGACTCTGTTGCTTGACCTGGCCCACCACCAGTCAATGCAACGATTTGATCAAATGCCATCAAAAAGTTTTTCATTGCAACAACCATGTTAATCGTGAAAAATGGCGCAATAAGTGGAAAAGTTATTTTCCAAAACTTTTTCCATGATCCAGCACCATCAATATCTGCTGCTTCATATAACTCATTCTCGATCGTTGACAGTCCTGCTAAATATAATAGTGTGTTAAACGCTGCAGACTGCCATACTGCTAGAAGCACAATACCTATCCATGCTAAGTCAGGGTTTCCTAATATATTCGATGATAGAAATTCAATCCCAAGTGCTTTACCAAAGTCAGGTAACAAGTGTGTAAACATAAACTTAAAAATATAGCCAACAATTAAAACACTTAATATAAATGGTAAGAAATAGGTTGCACGTAATGTTTTTCGGAACTTAATATTTGCATTAAGCCCTAATGCCACCAATAAACTAATAATATTTACAAGAATCGTTGCAGTTATAGCAAATTGAAAAGTAAAACCATAGGCGCTTAAAGCACGATCATCCTGAAATACATTTAAATAGTTTTTAAATCCTACAAAATCCCAATTCCCATATCCTTTATAGTCAGTAAAACTATAAAATATTCCTTGTAATGCCGGATAGGTGTGAAAGGTGAAAAAGATGACAAATGCAGGAATAACCATTAATAGATAGGTATACTTTTTTTTCACCATGATGATCTCTCCCTTTAAAATAAGTAGGGGCTCTGTTAGAAAAAGCCCCAAACCTTTTAGCGATTTATTACTTTATCCCACTCAGCATCTAATGTTTCTAATGCTGCTTCTTTATCCTGGTTAATCAGGAAGTCTTGTACTAGATTTTCCGCTCCCATACCAGCTGGATAATAGTGATCAGGAAAACTAGTTAAACGGTCTTCTTCAAAGTTCACTTTAATTCCATCAAACACTGGATCTTCTTGGAATACTTCTTGTATTGCAGAAAATGCTTTTTGTTCTTCGATATATTGTTGTGCGGTTTCTTGGCTAGCCATAAATTCGATAAACTTTAATGCTTCTTCCTTGTGATCTGTATCTTCATTCACTGTCAACACAACATCAACACCAGATACTAAGTCATTTTCTTCTGCTTCATTATTTGAAGGCAGTGCGAATGTTCCTAATTCAATATCAGGATTAGCTTTTGCAATCTCAGGAATTGCCCAGTTCCCTTGAATATAAAAAACTCCTTCACCATTTGCAAATGCACTGTTACCATCGCTATAGCCAATACCAAAGTTATCAGCGTGACCATAATCTAATAGTTCTAACATTCTATCAGCAACGACATCGTACTCTTCTGTTAACGTTGTTTCCCCAGCATTTTTACGTTCTGCAAAGTCGTCGGAAACTAGGTTACCAGCAACACCATTCCATATTGGCATTGCTGTCCAAGCTTCTTGCAAGGTAAAGTAAATTGGAGTTTCACCAGCATCTTTTGCTGTCTCTAATGCAGCAATAAACTCGTCCCAAGTTTTTGGAATTTCAATCCCTAATTCTTCTGCTTTTTGCTTATTAAAAATAACTGTATTAGCGTTCGTTGCATATGGGATTCCATATGTTCCTTCTTCTTCAGATCCTACTAATTGGCCAAGCATATCTACATAAGAAGATTGGACTTCTCCAATTATTTCTGAGTCAGAAAAGTCATGGAATACACCAGCACGAGCTAATTCACCATAGGTAGCATTTCCACCTAAAGACATAATATCCGGCAAATCATCTTTCGTTAATCTAGTTTTTATTACTGTTTCCGCTTCTGGAGGTGCTTCTAATTCGATGGTAATATTTGGATTATGCTTCTCGAATTCTTCAATTAACCCATTATACGTATCAATACTTTCTGATTTATTAGAGAAAAGTTCTAATGTTACTTCACCATCTCCACTATCTCCATTAGAACCACAACCAGCTAATAATAACGATGTTCCTAGGCCTAGGGCAACTAATCCTTTTGTTATTTTTTTCATCCTTAACCCTCCATTAAAATGTAAGTATTATATATTTTAACGTAAACGTTTACGTTAAAGGTATACGTAAACGTTTACGTATACGGTAAAAGAACCCTCTTTCACGATAGTTCTTTTACACTCTGTCTTTCAACTATTTCATGAGGAAATATACGACTTTCAACTGGTCTACTTGTTTCCATCATTTCAAAAACCAACTCTGCAGCTTTTTTTCCCATTTCTTCTAAAGGTTGTGCGACAGTAGTTAATGGTGGTGTACTCATTTCTGCAATTCGAAGATTATCATATCCAATAACGGACAGCTGTTTTGGTACCCGAATGTTCATCTTATAAGCAGCTGAAAGGACACCTAATGCAACTTCATCACTGGCTGCAAACACTGCTGTTATTTCCGGGAACTCATAAATAAGTTTATGGAAACCGTTTACG encodes:
- a CDS encoding MFS transporter, producing the protein MWFANFFIAASMTMVIPFLSLYIGTLGNYTDGYVQKWSGWVFAITFLIAFIVSPIWGRFGDKHGRKIFLVLAAFGLGISVLLMGFVTNVPQLFILRMFMGFFTGFISMSQAFISTQTPKHIAGKVLGTLQTGNVTGSLLGPLFGGILADTIGYAATFQLTSVTLFIAACFVVFGAKEVKLDTPKTESTSYSSVEVLKHIISKPVLVMVMVVSMFVQVANFSIQPILSLYVDEIHGANSIAFFSGLAFSAAGLGNLFMSRNWGKLGDRIGYEKVLIVLLILSAVFFIPGALVDNIWQLVIVRFLLGMAIGGVIPIRTAYIRQVTPLNIQGEVLGYNTSVRFLGNIIGPVIGGWIAGLYTISTVFYFSSLLLLASGLALLYTVKHETKESMKRYPAHS
- a CDS encoding carbon starvation CstA family protein, coding for MITFFIGIGLLIVAYFTYGKFVEKTFGVDHSRKTPAIVNQDGVDFVPMKKQKNAMIQLLNIAGTGPIYGPIMGALFGPAAFIWIVFGSIFAGAVHDYLTGMISIRNKGAHIPELAGKFLGKFPRHLVNAFALLLLLLVGTVFTTTSGSLLHILLDGHVALWIILGVIFLYFVLSTMLPIDKIIGNIYPVLGAILLIGTVGIGIAMFTSGNGSAIPELSFENMHPESLAIFPMLFLTITCGALSGFHATQSPLISRTVQKESQGRYIFYGMMVAEGIIAMIWAAASMSLFYGQELNELINAGTASAVVNEASTTLLGAIGGTIAVLGVIVLPITSGDTAFRAARSVIADYIKLSQKKVMNRLVIAVPLFAVSIILTQIDFNMLWRYFSWANQSTAALALWIATMYLLLKGKNYWISLVPALFITDMVLVYILNAPIGFNLPLPISHIGGIILTMIFAVWFFRKANQNKAERIEADLQNAA
- a CDS encoding glycoside hydrolase family 13 protein codes for the protein MKQAWWKESVVYQIYPRSFNDSNGDGIGDIQGIIEKLDYLKNLGVDVIWLSPVYKSPNDDNGYDISDYQAIMDEFGTIKDWENLLDEMHNRDMKLIMDLVVNHSSDEHHWFQESKKSKDNPYRDYYIWRPGKDGKEPNNWESAFSGSAWAYNEATDEYYLHLFSKKQPDLNWENPKLRQEIYDMMKWWLDKGIDGFRMDVINFISKVPSLPDVPNPEGKKYVGGGEYYMNGPRIHEFLNEMNQEVLSHYDVMTVGEMPGVDVEEAKKYTDPEREELQMVFQFEHMDLDSGPNGKWDLKPLKLTDLKENITKWQTGLYGVGWNSLYLNNHDQPRIVSRFGNDEEYRVESAKMLGTFLHMLQGTPYIYQGEEIGMTNVQFDSIDDYKDIEILNMYKEKVVEGIEDRDKVMESINVKGRDNARTPFQWNDSKHGGFTDGEPWIKVNSNYTTVNAEQAINDKNSIFHYYRQLIQLRKSHPIIVYGDYQLILPDHDKIYAYLRNYEDEKLLVVTNFSDQYVKFELPRDVSFEAKEKLISNYDIPETDTLTLFSLQPYEARVYKGE
- a CDS encoding carbohydrate ABC transporter permease gives rise to the protein MTGKKNWKVTTLLILGSLFIFFPLYLTITIAFKTPQEMSGNLLALPESWSISNFLTAIEMTNFFRALGNSVLVTVITVVLVLLTHSLVAYAIARNMHKKFYKFLYFYFISAMFIPFPIIMLPIVKQTSMWGMDNLIGLAFLNVVMQLAFNVFVYVGFLKSIPVQLEEAAIIDGASTWQVFWKIIFPIMKPMHATIAILTALFAWNDFMLPLVILSDSSQYTLPLVQYAFQGQFSTDYNLAFASYLMAMLPMIIIYIFAQKWIIGGVMRGSLK
- a CDS encoding carbohydrate ABC transporter permease, producing the protein MVKKKYTYLLMVIPAFVIFFTFHTYPALQGIFYSFTDYKGYGNWDFVGFKNYLNVFQDDRALSAYGFTFQFAITATILVNIISLLVALGLNANIKFRKTLRATYFLPFILSVLIVGYIFKFMFTHLLPDFGKALGIEFLSSNILGNPDLAWIGIVLLAVWQSAAFNTLLYLAGLSTIENELYEAADIDGAGSWKKFWKITFPLIAPFFTINMVVAMKNFLMAFDQIVALTGGGPGQATESISLLIYRGGFEGGEFAYQSANAVVYFIVIVVISLIQLRVLERREVK
- a CDS encoding ABC transporter substrate-binding protein; translation: MKKITKGLVALGLGTSLLLAGCGSNGDSGDGEVTLELFSNKSESIDTYNGLIEEFEKHNPNITIELEAPPEAETVIKTRLTKDDLPDIMSLGGNATYGELARAGVFHDFSDSEIIGEVQSSYVDMLGQLVGSEEEGTYGIPYATNANTVIFNKQKAEELGIEIPKTWDEFIAALETAKDAGETPIYFTLQEAWTAMPIWNGVAGNLVSDDFAERKNAGETTLTEEYDVVADRMLELLDYGHADNFGIGYSDGNSAFANGEGVFYIQGNWAIPEIAKANPDIELGTFALPSNNEAEENDLVSGVDVVLTVNEDTDHKEEALKFIEFMASQETAQQYIEEQKAFSAIQEVFQEDPVFDGIKVNFEEDRLTSFPDHYYPAGMGAENLVQDFLINQDKEAALETLDAEWDKVINR